The Candidatus Tumulicola sp. genome has a window encoding:
- a CDS encoding DUF4352 domain-containing protein, translated as MASLHTTSAMADQSVEVNGVVYTLSHVRATHTIGDPAMGGSRANGVYVIISLAMVNNTHRTRTVNPTVCTLTDGGGTVYQTSDTGDAALAMTGDKNASWLDSQVQPGVPRTSDIVFEVPSGKRSFTLTIPASLLSFGRSGKIAISF; from the coding sequence GTGGCGTCACTGCACACGACGAGCGCGATGGCCGACCAATCGGTGGAGGTGAATGGCGTTGTCTACACGCTTTCGCATGTCCGCGCCACACACACCATTGGCGATCCGGCAATGGGAGGCTCACGTGCCAACGGGGTCTACGTCATAATCTCGCTGGCGATGGTAAACAACACCCACCGCACTCGGACCGTGAATCCGACCGTATGCACGCTGACCGACGGCGGCGGAACCGTCTATCAGACCTCGGATACGGGTGATGCTGCTCTCGCAATGACGGGTGACAAGAATGCGTCGTGGCTAGACTCGCAAGTGCAGCCCGGCGTTCCGCGCACGTCCGACATTGTTTTTGAGGTGCCTAGCGGCAAGCGCAGCTTTACGCTAACAATACCCGCTTCGCTGTTGTCTTTCGGTAGATCGGGTAAGATTGCGATATCTTTTTAG